The following are encoded in a window of Geotrypetes seraphini chromosome 5, aGeoSer1.1, whole genome shotgun sequence genomic DNA:
- the LAMP2 gene encoding lysosome-associated membrane glycoprotein 2 isoform X2, with amino-acid sequence MCCCGGLALLYLLALGFLQSRALQVEVKDDANKTCIYATLMVNFTVSYETNASEKNMSFTLPNDVTLDKSICGNESVGSLLWLHFGSGHSWSLNFTRNATAYRGSAIKFTYNLSDSNLFPDAKRNGTITTVSNVELPPPVPLNTMYTCNSEDVVIATDVVQRLWGVRLQAFVVNGTLSSNASQCEADAPVTPVVPVSTTYTPTAAPTIDEPITGNYSISSGSLVCLLATMGLQLNVSQTSNKTSWITINIDPSNTYVTGTCDNKTATLRLNSSNRFLSFVFVVRNSNFYLKEVNVSLPSFVNGSAFSDGNGNLSYWETSLGSSYMCHSEQRLQITDAFLLNTFNLRVQPFRVTSGKFSTAQECSLDDDTILIPIIVGAALAGLIVIIVLAYIIGRRKSYAGYQTL; translated from the exons ATGTGCTGTTGCGGGGGTCTCGCGCTGCTCTACCTCTTGGCCTTGG GGTTTTTGCAGTCTAGAGCTCTGCAAGTTGAAGTGAAAGATGATGCCAATAAGACCTGCATATACGCTACCTTGATGGTAAACTTCACGGTATCTTATGAGACAAATGCAAGTGAG AAAAACATGTCCTTCACCTTACCCAATGACGTGACACTGGACAAGAGCATATGTGGCAATGAATCTGTTGGTTCTCTGCTGTGGCTGCACTTTGGATCTGGACATTCGTGGAGCCTCAACTTCACCAGAAATGCCACAGCTTACAGAGGAAGCGCCATCAAGTTCACATATAACCTCAGTGACTCTAATCTGTTCCCAGATGCTAAAAGAAATG GCACAATCACCACAGTTAGTAATGTTGAACTGCCCCCTCCAGTCCCTTTGAACACTATGTACACGTGCAACAGTGAGGATGTTGTAATAGCAACAGATGTTGTACAGAGACTTTGGGGTGTGAGACTTCAGGCATTtgtggtgaacggcaccctcaGCAGTAATG catctcAATGTGAAGCTGATGCACCTGTTACTCCAGTAGTACCAGTAAGTACCACATATACACCAACTGCAGCACCTACAATAGATGAACCTATAACCGGCAACTACTCCATCAGCAGTGGGAGCCTAGTGTGTCTTCTGGCCACCATGGGACTACAGCTCAATGTCTCCCAGACTTCAAACAAG ACTTCTTGGATTACCATCAACATTGATCCCAGTAACACCTATGTCACAGGAACATGTGACAATAAAACGGCCACCCTGAGATTGAACAGCAGCAACAGATTTCTCAGCTTTGTTTTTGTAGTG AGGAACAGCAATTTCTATCTCAAGGAGGTGAATGTCAGCTTGCCCAGCTTCGTAAATGGATCTG CATTCAGTGACGGCAATGGGAACTTGAGCTATTGGGAAACAAGTCTGGGAAGCTCCTACATGTGCCACAGTGAGCAGAGACTCCAGATTACAGATGCATTCCTTCTCAACACATTTAACCTGAGGGTTCAGCCTTTCCGCGTGACGAGCGGAAAGTTCTCAACAG CCCAGGAATGTTCACTGGATGATGACACCATTCTAATACCAATAATTGTTGGTGCTGCTCTGGCAGGTTTGATTGTCATTATAGTGCTTGCTTACATAATTGGTAGAAGAAAAAGCTACGCTGGATATCAAACCTTGTGA
- the LAMP2 gene encoding lysosome-associated membrane glycoprotein 2 isoform X4: MCCCGGLALLYLLALGFLQSRALQVEVKDDANKTCIYATLMVNFTVSYETNASEKNMSFTLPNDVTLDKSICGNESVGSLLWLHFGSGHSWSLNFTRNATAYRGSAIKFTYNLSDSNLFPDAKRNGTITTVSNVELPPPVPLNTMYTCNSEDVVIATDVVQRLWGVRLQAFVVNGTLSSNASQCEADAPVTPVVPVSTTYTPTAAPTIDEPITGNYSISSGSLVCLLATMGLQLNVSQTSNKTSWITINIDPSNTYVTGTCDNKTATLRLNSSNRFLSFVFVVRNSNFYLKEVNVSLPSFVNGSAFSDGNGNLSYWETSLGSSYMCHSEQRLQITDAFLLNTFNLRVQPFRVTSGKFSTVHLDH; encoded by the exons ATGTGCTGTTGCGGGGGTCTCGCGCTGCTCTACCTCTTGGCCTTGG GGTTTTTGCAGTCTAGAGCTCTGCAAGTTGAAGTGAAAGATGATGCCAATAAGACCTGCATATACGCTACCTTGATGGTAAACTTCACGGTATCTTATGAGACAAATGCAAGTGAG AAAAACATGTCCTTCACCTTACCCAATGACGTGACACTGGACAAGAGCATATGTGGCAATGAATCTGTTGGTTCTCTGCTGTGGCTGCACTTTGGATCTGGACATTCGTGGAGCCTCAACTTCACCAGAAATGCCACAGCTTACAGAGGAAGCGCCATCAAGTTCACATATAACCTCAGTGACTCTAATCTGTTCCCAGATGCTAAAAGAAATG GCACAATCACCACAGTTAGTAATGTTGAACTGCCCCCTCCAGTCCCTTTGAACACTATGTACACGTGCAACAGTGAGGATGTTGTAATAGCAACAGATGTTGTACAGAGACTTTGGGGTGTGAGACTTCAGGCATTtgtggtgaacggcaccctcaGCAGTAATG catctcAATGTGAAGCTGATGCACCTGTTACTCCAGTAGTACCAGTAAGTACCACATATACACCAACTGCAGCACCTACAATAGATGAACCTATAACCGGCAACTACTCCATCAGCAGTGGGAGCCTAGTGTGTCTTCTGGCCACCATGGGACTACAGCTCAATGTCTCCCAGACTTCAAACAAG ACTTCTTGGATTACCATCAACATTGATCCCAGTAACACCTATGTCACAGGAACATGTGACAATAAAACGGCCACCCTGAGATTGAACAGCAGCAACAGATTTCTCAGCTTTGTTTTTGTAGTG AGGAACAGCAATTTCTATCTCAAGGAGGTGAATGTCAGCTTGCCCAGCTTCGTAAATGGATCTG CATTCAGTGACGGCAATGGGAACTTGAGCTATTGGGAAACAAGTCTGGGAAGCTCCTACATGTGCCACAGTGAGCAGAGACTCCAGATTACAGATGCATTCCTTCTCAACACATTTAACCTGAGGGTTCAGCCTTTCCGCGTGACGAGCGGAAAGTTCTCAACAG